Proteins encoded by one window of Erwinia pyrifoliae DSM 12163:
- the flgL gene encoding flagellar hook-associated protein FlgL, whose translation MRLSTGMIYDQQIQGIQSANSSWLKAGNELATGNRVNKPSDDPVAAAQAVVLSQAQSETSQYETARVFATQNQSTEETTLKQVADVVISAQTTVVAASTGTLSGEDRASYATQLEGIRGQLLNLANSTDGNGRYMFAGYQSDKAPFTSDAGGKVTYIGGNVPIAQKVDASRTLVTNHTGKQVFDSLTSDAVKEPDGAASESNIFTILDTAIKSLKVSLTGADKATVDADGEVMAKVNRGLRNVLNNVSSVRSEIGTNLQELSNLDSKGDDTALSLKTQMSSLVGADTTEAISEYTLQQAALKASYTVFQQMSKLSLFSLNA comes from the coding sequence ATGCGACTCAGTACCGGCATGATATACGACCAGCAGATACAGGGCATCCAGTCTGCCAATAGCAGCTGGTTAAAGGCAGGCAATGAACTGGCTACCGGCAATCGCGTCAACAAGCCGTCGGATGACCCGGTAGCTGCGGCTCAGGCCGTTGTGCTCTCGCAGGCGCAGTCAGAAACATCGCAGTATGAAACCGCGCGTGTTTTCGCTACGCAAAATCAGTCGACTGAAGAGACCACGCTAAAACAGGTGGCGGATGTGGTGATCAGTGCACAGACTACCGTGGTGGCAGCCTCCACCGGGACTCTGTCCGGCGAAGACCGCGCGTCTTACGCCACGCAGTTAGAAGGTATTCGTGGCCAGCTGCTGAACCTGGCCAACAGCACGGACGGCAACGGCCGCTACATGTTTGCCGGTTACCAAAGTGATAAAGCCCCATTTACCAGCGATGCCGGGGGCAAAGTCACCTATATCGGTGGAAATGTCCCGATCGCGCAAAAAGTCGATGCCAGCCGCACGCTGGTGACTAACCATACCGGTAAGCAGGTCTTTGACTCGCTAACCAGCGATGCGGTAAAAGAGCCAGACGGCGCGGCAAGTGAAAGCAATATTTTTACTATCCTGGACACGGCGATTAAATCACTCAAGGTGTCACTGACGGGTGCGGACAAGGCCACGGTTGATGCCGATGGCGAAGTTATGGCTAAGGTTAACCGTGGTCTGCGTAATGTACTGAACAACGTGTCGAGCGTACGCTCTGAAATTGGCACTAATCTGCAGGAACTGTCCAACCTTGATTCGAAAGGGGACGACACCGCCCTGAGTCTAAAAACCCAGATGAGTTCACTGGTGGGCGCCGATACGACGGAGGCTATCTCCGAATATACCCTGCAGCAGGCCGCCTTAAAGGCTTCTTATACCGTATTCCAGCAGATGTCGAAGCTGTCACTGTTTAGCCTCAATGCGTAA
- the flgK gene encoding flagellar hook-associated protein FlgK yields the protein MSNLINTAMSGLSASSAALNTTSNNITNYAVTGYSRQTTVLNQSASTLSGGNYYGNGAAVSSVYREYDQFINKQLLAASTQSSALSTQAGQMSNIDDMMSGTTNTLSTTIQDLFKSLQTLASNASDSSSRQAVLGKAEGLVNQFKATDTYLTNVDSGLNTSVKSTVEQVNNYAKQIANVNQQIAKLKGAGAGSEPNDLLDKRDLLVSQLNKLVGVNVSQQDGGSYSISIGNGISLVQGDRFEQLAAVPSSADPARTTIANVDSVTGAKTEIAESQFTSGSLGGLLAFRHDLEGVRNQIGQLALALGSSFNTQHQAGVDSDGDKGEAFFKLGNPSAMSNSLNKGNASLSVAYDASKTGDVKASNYKMTLENGSWNVVRLSDNSKVKDVDTSTDGTLKFDGLTVTVGATGTAQNNDSYIIKPVSSVISGMSVNITDAAKLAASSPTGGESNNENVKSLLGLQTQDLINGKSTLTQAYASLVADVGNKTSSLEATNTTQSAVVKQLTSQQQSVSGVNLDEEYSNLARYQQYYMANAQVLQTASTLFQSLLTAVS from the coding sequence ATGTCAAACTTAATTAATACCGCGATGAGCGGATTGAGCGCTTCATCGGCTGCGCTTAACACCACCAGTAACAACATCACCAACTATGCCGTTACCGGTTATTCACGCCAGACCACGGTGCTGAACCAGAGCGCCAGTACCCTCAGCGGTGGTAACTACTATGGTAATGGTGCGGCCGTCTCCAGCGTATATCGCGAATATGACCAGTTCATCAACAAGCAACTATTGGCCGCCAGTACTCAGTCGAGCGCTCTCAGCACGCAGGCTGGCCAGATGTCAAATATTGACGATATGATGTCCGGTACCACCAATACCCTGTCGACCACTATTCAGGATCTCTTTAAATCGCTGCAAACCCTTGCCAGCAATGCCAGCGATTCCTCATCCCGCCAGGCTGTTCTGGGTAAAGCCGAAGGGCTGGTTAATCAGTTCAAAGCGACCGATACCTACCTGACCAATGTGGATAGCGGCCTGAACACCTCGGTGAAGTCTACGGTCGAACAGGTCAATAATTACGCCAAACAGATTGCCAATGTTAACCAGCAGATCGCCAAGCTGAAAGGCGCGGGCGCTGGCAGTGAGCCGAACGATCTGCTGGATAAGCGCGATCTGCTGGTCAGCCAGCTGAACAAGCTGGTGGGCGTCAACGTGAGCCAGCAGGATGGCGGCAGCTACAGTATCAGCATCGGCAACGGCATTTCTCTGGTTCAGGGCGACCGCTTTGAACAGCTCGCGGCCGTTCCTTCCAGCGCCGATCCGGCCCGCACCACTATTGCCAACGTTGACTCCGTCACCGGGGCGAAAACTGAAATAGCAGAATCTCAGTTCACCAGTGGTTCACTCGGGGGATTACTGGCATTTCGCCACGATCTTGAAGGCGTGCGCAATCAGATTGGCCAGCTGGCGCTGGCGCTGGGCAGCAGCTTTAATACCCAGCATCAGGCCGGGGTTGACAGCGACGGCGATAAAGGTGAAGCCTTCTTTAAACTTGGCAATCCATCAGCGATGTCCAACAGCCTGAACAAAGGCAATGCCAGCCTGTCAGTAGCGTATGACGCCAGTAAAACCGGTGATGTCAAAGCATCCAACTACAAAATGACCCTGGAAAACGGTAGCTGGAACGTGGTTCGACTGTCGGATAACAGCAAGGTCAAGGACGTGGACACCAGCACGGACGGCACCTTAAAGTTTGACGGACTGACGGTCACCGTTGGCGCTACCGGTACCGCGCAAAATAATGACAGTTATATCATCAAGCCCGTCAGCAGCGTGATCTCGGGTATGAGCGTCAACATCACCGATGCGGCAAAGCTGGCCGCGTCCAGCCCCACAGGCGGCGAGAGCAATAATGAGAACGTCAAGTCGCTGCTGGGGTTACAAACCCAGGATTTGATTAACGGCAAAAGTACCCTGACGCAGGCCTATGCCAGTCTGGTGGCCGACGTCGGTAACAAAACCAGCTCGCTGGAGGCCACCAACACCACTCAGTCAGCGGTGGTCAAACAGCTGACCAGTCAGCAGCAGTCGGTATCCGGCGTCAACCTTGACGAAGAGTATTCCAACCTGGCGCGCTATCAGCAGTACTACATGGCAAATGCCCAGGTATTGCAGACGGCTTCCACCCTATTCCAGTCGCTGCTTACAGCGGTCAGCTAA
- the flgJ gene encoding flagellar assembly peptidoglycan hydrolase FlgJ: protein MSDHSQSLTSAAYDSRSLNDLKRLATSDPKAHAREVAKQVEGMFVQMMMKSMRQALPQDGLLSTEQTRLYTSMYDQQIGQQIGAKGLGLADLIVKQMEIQKVPDEKAGTVPMPLDKSVINRLPPSEMEQMVRKAVPRFSGNEMPLSGDNGDFIARLMQPAQAASEQSGIPHHLILAQAALESGWGQRQILTRDGKPSYNLFAIKATGSWQGKTTEVMTTEYEGGAAKKVKQTFRVYDSYFEALNDYVNLLSNNPRYAAVTRASSPEQGAKALQAAGYATDPNYAQKLVGMIQQFKNMGEKVVKAYSQDLGDLF from the coding sequence ATGAGTGACCACAGCCAGTCTCTGACGAGCGCGGCCTATGACAGCCGCTCGCTCAACGACCTGAAACGTTTAGCCACCAGTGACCCCAAAGCGCATGCGCGTGAGGTGGCTAAACAGGTAGAGGGGATGTTTGTGCAGATGATGATGAAAAGTATGCGGCAGGCGCTGCCGCAGGATGGCCTGCTAAGCACCGAGCAGACGCGGCTTTACACATCGATGTACGATCAGCAGATTGGCCAGCAGATCGGGGCGAAAGGCTTAGGCCTTGCTGACCTTATCGTTAAACAGATGGAAATCCAGAAGGTGCCGGATGAGAAAGCCGGCACGGTGCCGATGCCGCTGGATAAAAGCGTTATCAACCGACTGCCGCCATCAGAGATGGAGCAGATGGTGCGTAAAGCGGTACCGCGTTTCTCTGGTAACGAGATGCCGCTGTCCGGTGACAACGGCGACTTTATCGCCAGACTGATGCAGCCCGCCCAGGCGGCCAGTGAACAGAGTGGGATCCCGCACCATCTGATCCTCGCCCAGGCGGCGCTGGAATCCGGCTGGGGACAACGGCAGATCCTCACGCGTGACGGGAAACCGAGCTACAACCTGTTTGCCATCAAAGCGACGGGCAGCTGGCAGGGTAAAACCACTGAAGTGATGACCACGGAATATGAGGGCGGTGCAGCGAAGAAGGTGAAGCAAACGTTCCGCGTCTACGACTCTTATTTCGAGGCGCTAAACGATTACGTGAACTTACTGAGTAACAACCCGCGCTATGCGGCGGTGACCCGCGCCTCGTCGCCGGAGCAGGGAGCAAAGGCCCTGCAGGCTGCGGGTTACGCTACCGACCCGAACTACGCGCAAAAGCTGGTTGGCATGATCCAGCAGTTCAAAAACATGGGCGAAAAAGTGGTCAAAGCCTATAGCCAGGATTTGGGTGATTTGTTTTAG
- a CDS encoding flagellar basal body P-ring protein FlgI, with protein MRNVLIRTALLLMLALSALAQADRIRDLTTVGGVRENSLIGYGLVVGLDGTGDQTTQTPFTTQSLSNMLSQLGITVPAGTNMQLKNVAAVMVTAKLPAFGRQGQVVDVVVSSLGNAKSLRGGTLLMTPLKGVDNQVYALAQGNILIGGAAVAAGGNAVQVNQVNGGRITGGATIERELANNFGTSNVVSLFLNQEDFGMAQRISDAINSRGGYGMAQAVDGRTVQIRTSANNTSQVRLLADIQNIDVSAPVQDAKVIINSRTGSVVMNREVMLTQCAIAQGSLSVTVNQTQNVNQPNTPFGGGQTVVTPQTQIDMRQSGGALQTVNASANLNSVVRAMNALGAKPIDLMSILQAMQSAGCLHAKLEII; from the coding sequence ATGCGTAATGTACTGATTCGAACCGCCCTGCTGCTCATGCTGGCATTAAGCGCCCTGGCCCAGGCCGATCGTATTCGCGATCTCACCACCGTGGGTGGGGTGCGTGAAAATTCCCTGATTGGCTACGGTCTGGTGGTGGGGCTGGACGGCACCGGCGACCAGACTACCCAGACTCCGTTTACTACGCAGAGTTTGAGTAACATGCTGTCGCAGTTAGGCATCACCGTGCCGGCCGGCACCAATATGCAGCTGAAAAACGTGGCGGCGGTGATGGTAACGGCGAAACTGCCGGCGTTTGGCCGCCAGGGGCAGGTGGTGGATGTGGTGGTTTCCTCGCTGGGCAATGCCAAGAGTTTGCGCGGCGGTACATTGCTGATGACCCCGCTAAAAGGGGTGGATAACCAGGTCTATGCGCTGGCACAGGGCAACATTTTGATCGGTGGTGCCGCCGTCGCCGCCGGCGGCAACGCCGTGCAGGTCAACCAGGTTAACGGTGGGCGTATTACCGGTGGTGCCACCATCGAGCGCGAACTGGCGAATAACTTCGGCACCAGCAACGTGGTCAGTCTGTTTCTGAACCAGGAAGATTTTGGCATGGCCCAACGCATCAGCGATGCGATTAACAGCCGTGGCGGCTACGGTATGGCGCAGGCGGTAGACGGTCGCACCGTACAGATCCGTACCAGCGCCAATAATACCTCGCAGGTGCGTCTGCTGGCCGATATTCAGAATATCGATGTTTCCGCACCGGTTCAGGATGCCAAAGTGATTATCAACTCGCGCACCGGCTCGGTAGTGATGAACCGCGAAGTGATGCTGACACAGTGTGCCATTGCGCAGGGCAGCCTGTCGGTCACGGTCAACCAGACCCAGAACGTCAACCAGCCCAATACGCCGTTTGGCGGTGGTCAGACGGTGGTGACGCCGCAGACGCAGATTGATATGCGCCAAAGCGGCGGCGCGCTGCAAACCGTTAATGCCAGCGCCAATCTGAACAGCGTGGTGCGCGCCATGAACGCGCTGGGCGCGAAACCCATCGACCTGATGTCTATCCTACAGGCGATGCAGAGCGCCGGTTGTCTGCATGCCAAACTGGAAATTATCTGA
- a CDS encoding flagellar basal body L-ring protein FlgH — MARQVSLSGRWLVATLLLTLNGCALVPRKPLVEGSTTAQPLPASPAMVNGSIFQGVMPMNYGYQPLFEDRRPRNIGDTLTITLQENVSASKSSSANAGRDGSAEFGLTATPRALVGLLGGDKATLGGSGKNDFEGKGGATAKNTFTGTITVTVNQVLPNGNLNVVGEKQIEINQGTEFIRFSGVVNPRTISASNSVVSSQVADARIEYVGNGYINEAQTMGWLQRFFLNISPM, encoded by the coding sequence ATGGCACGGCAGGTCTCATTGTCTGGACGTTGGTTAGTAGCCACCTTGCTGCTGACGCTCAACGGTTGTGCGTTAGTTCCCCGTAAGCCACTGGTCGAAGGTTCGACAACGGCTCAGCCGCTGCCCGCTTCACCCGCCATGGTCAACGGCTCCATTTTTCAGGGCGTGATGCCGATGAACTACGGCTACCAGCCGCTGTTTGAGGATCGGCGTCCGCGCAATATTGGCGACACATTAACCATCACGCTGCAGGAAAATGTCAGCGCCAGCAAAAGTTCTTCTGCCAATGCCGGGCGCGACGGCAGCGCCGAATTTGGCCTGACCGCCACGCCGCGTGCGCTGGTTGGCCTGCTCGGTGGCGATAAAGCCACCCTTGGCGGAAGCGGTAAAAATGATTTTGAAGGCAAAGGTGGCGCGACCGCCAAGAACACCTTCACCGGTACCATCACCGTCACCGTCAATCAGGTATTGCCCAATGGCAACCTGAACGTGGTCGGTGAAAAGCAGATTGAAATTAATCAGGGAACAGAGTTTATCCGCTTCTCTGGCGTCGTTAACCCGCGCACGATTAGCGCCAGTAACAGCGTTGTTTCAAGCCAGGTGGCAGATGCGCGTATTGAATACGTCGGTAACGGCTATATCAACGAAGCACAAACCATGGGCTGGCTGCAGCGGTTCTTCCTGAACATATCACCGATGTAA
- the flgG gene encoding flagellar basal-body rod protein FlgG, with protein sequence MIRSLWIAKTGLDGQQTNMDVIANNLANVSTNGFKRQRAVFEDLMYQTLRQPGAQSSEQTTLPSGLQIGTGTRPVATERLHNQGNLSQTDSSKDVAINGQGFFSVQLPDGTAAYTRDGSFQTDQNGQLVTSAGFPVQPAIVIPANSLSMTISRDGVVSVTQQGQANPVQVGQLTLSTFMNDAGLSSMGENLYQETQASGAPNESNPGNNGAGTLYQGYVETSNVNVAEELVSMIQTQRAYEINSKAISTSDQMLAKLTQI encoded by the coding sequence ATGATCCGTTCTCTATGGATTGCCAAAACCGGCCTTGACGGCCAGCAGACCAATATGGACGTTATCGCCAACAACCTGGCCAACGTCAGCACTAACGGCTTCAAGCGCCAACGCGCGGTGTTCGAAGACTTGATGTATCAAACGCTGCGCCAGCCGGGCGCACAGTCATCTGAGCAAACCACGCTGCCTTCCGGCTTGCAGATTGGTACCGGGACGCGTCCTGTTGCCACCGAACGCCTGCACAACCAGGGCAACCTGTCGCAGACCGATTCGTCAAAAGACGTGGCTATCAACGGCCAGGGCTTCTTTTCCGTGCAGTTGCCGGACGGCACCGCAGCCTATACCCGTGACGGTTCTTTCCAGACCGACCAGAACGGTCAGTTAGTGACCAGCGCCGGTTTCCCGGTGCAGCCCGCGATCGTTATCCCGGCTAACTCCCTGAGTATGACCATCAGCCGTGACGGCGTGGTGAGCGTGACGCAGCAGGGCCAGGCCAATCCGGTACAGGTCGGCCAGCTGACCCTCAGCACCTTTATGAACGATGCCGGGCTATCGAGCATGGGTGAAAACCTGTACCAGGAAACGCAAGCCTCCGGTGCGCCTAACGAAAGTAACCCTGGCAATAACGGAGCCGGTACGCTGTATCAGGGCTATGTGGAAACCTCCAACGTTAACGTAGCGGAAGAGCTGGTCAGCATGATCCAGACTCAGCGCGCCTACGAGATTAACAGTAAGGCTATCAGTACCTCCGATCAGATGCTGGCCAAACTGACGCAGATTTAA
- a CDS encoding flagellar basal body rod protein FlgF, giving the protein MDHAIYTAMGAASQTLDQQAVTASNLANASTPGFRAQLNAARAVPVEGLSLPTRTLVTASTPGADMSQGALDYTERALDVAMQGDGWLAVQNDDGTEAYTRNGNMQVSPTGQLTVQGKAVMGDGGPIAIPQGAQITIAADGSITALNPGDAPNATVQLGKLKLVKAVGNELTRGDDGMFRVSAAAQAQRGATLPLDPTVKVMPGVLEGSNVKATQTMVDMIANARRFEMQMKIISSVDENEQKANQLLSMG; this is encoded by the coding sequence ATGGATCACGCGATATATACCGCCATGGGGGCGGCAAGTCAGACCCTCGATCAGCAGGCGGTAACCGCCAGCAACCTGGCCAACGCCTCGACCCCTGGCTTCCGTGCGCAGCTTAACGCCGCGCGCGCGGTGCCGGTGGAAGGGCTTTCGTTGCCGACGCGCACGCTGGTGACCGCCTCTACGCCGGGAGCGGATATGTCCCAGGGGGCGCTGGATTACACCGAACGTGCGCTGGACGTGGCGATGCAGGGTGATGGCTGGCTGGCGGTACAGAACGATGATGGCACCGAGGCTTACACCCGCAACGGTAATATGCAGGTCAGTCCGACCGGGCAGCTTACCGTGCAGGGCAAAGCGGTGATGGGCGACGGCGGGCCGATTGCCATTCCGCAAGGCGCGCAGATAACCATCGCTGCTGACGGCTCTATTACCGCGCTGAACCCCGGCGATGCGCCGAACGCTACCGTGCAGCTGGGCAAACTGAAACTGGTCAAAGCCGTGGGTAATGAACTGACGCGCGGTGATGACGGCATGTTTCGCGTTTCAGCCGCCGCGCAGGCGCAGCGCGGTGCCACGCTGCCGCTTGACCCGACGGTGAAAGTGATGCCCGGCGTACTGGAAGGCAGTAACGTTAAGGCCACGCAAACCATGGTCGATATGATCGCCAATGCCCGCCGCTTTGAAATGCAGATGAAAATCATTTCCAGCGTCGACGAAAATGAACAAAAAGCCAACCAGCTGCTGTCAATGGGCTGA
- the flgE gene encoding flagellar hook protein FlgE, with protein MGFSQAVSGLNAASSNLDVIGNNISNSATAGFKSSTVAFADMFAGSKVGLGTKVASVVQDFNDGTTTNTSRGLDVAISSAGFFRMADANGGVFYSRNGQFTLDQNRNIVNMQGLHLTGYPATGTPPTVQTGANPVALSVPATAMAAKATTTAAMTANLNSTDAVKNYANLNINDSTTYNAKSSMTAFDSLGNAHTVNLYFVKTADNNWTVHPVDASTGTAGADTNLVFNANGQLVTPNNGQVSFTMGQLNGSNGPTTLNVNLTGSQQQNNGKSTFGNPTQDGYKPGELTSYQINDDGTLVGTYSNEQTQVLGQIVLSNFANPEGLKSEGDNVWSASAASGQALSGIAGTGNLGTLTAGALESSNVDLSKELVNMIVAQRNYQSNAQTIKTQDQILNTLVNLR; from the coding sequence ATGGGCTTTTCACAAGCGGTAAGCGGTTTAAACGCCGCATCCAGCAACCTCGACGTTATTGGTAACAACATTTCCAACTCCGCAACGGCAGGATTTAAATCCAGCACCGTGGCCTTTGCCGACATGTTTGCCGGTTCTAAAGTCGGCCTGGGAACAAAAGTCGCATCAGTCGTGCAGGACTTTAACGACGGTACCACCACCAATACCAGTCGCGGGCTTGATGTTGCCATCAGCTCAGCGGGCTTCTTCCGTATGGCCGATGCCAACGGCGGCGTTTTCTACAGCCGAAACGGGCAGTTTACCCTCGACCAGAATCGCAACATCGTTAACATGCAGGGCCTGCATTTGACCGGTTACCCGGCAACCGGAACCCCGCCAACCGTGCAGACCGGGGCGAATCCGGTGGCGCTTAGCGTGCCAGCTACGGCGATGGCGGCGAAAGCCACCACCACCGCTGCGATGACCGCTAACCTGAACTCCACGGATGCGGTGAAGAACTACGCGAATCTGAATATAAACGATTCAACGACTTACAATGCCAAGTCTTCGATGACCGCCTTTGACTCGCTGGGCAACGCGCACACGGTAAACCTCTACTTTGTCAAAACTGCCGATAACAACTGGACGGTGCACCCGGTGGATGCCTCTACCGGTACTGCAGGCGCTGATACCAATCTGGTGTTTAACGCGAATGGTCAACTAGTTACGCCAAACAACGGTCAGGTCAGTTTCACCATGGGCCAGCTGAATGGTTCTAATGGCCCGACCACGCTGAATGTCAATCTGACCGGCAGCCAGCAGCAAAACAACGGTAAAAGCACCTTTGGTAACCCGACACAGGACGGCTACAAGCCCGGTGAACTGACCAGCTATCAGATCAACGATGACGGTACGCTGGTCGGAACCTATTCCAATGAGCAGACCCAGGTGCTCGGTCAAATCGTGCTGTCCAATTTTGCCAACCCGGAAGGTTTGAAGTCTGAAGGCGATAACGTGTGGTCAGCGAGCGCAGCATCTGGCCAGGCGTTGAGCGGCATCGCTGGTACCGGCAACCTCGGTACGCTGACCGCCGGAGCGCTTGAGTCGTCCAACGTCGATCTGAGTAAAGAACTGGTCAATATGATCGTTGCACAGCGTAACTATCAGTCGAACGCTCAGACCATCAAAACTCAGGATCAGATCCTGAACACGTTGGTCAACCTGCGTTAA
- the flgD gene encoding flagellar hook assembly protein FlgD, translated as MSIAVGVNEKQAATTLTSSSSSSSDTSAADLQNNFLTLLVTQLKNQDPTNPMDNAQLTTQLAQINTLSGVERLNTTLGSISGQITSGQSLQASTLIGHGVMLNGTQILAGGGTTTPFGVELAQASTSTTATMTDASGKVVQTIDLGAQTAGVHTFEWDGKASDGTTAADGKYTVAISASNGSGQLVAQPLNYALVSGVSSNSSGAVLDLGTMGTTTLEKVRQII; from the coding sequence ATGAGCATTGCCGTAGGCGTAAACGAAAAACAGGCGGCCACCACGCTGACGTCGTCTTCCTCCTCCTCCTCTGACACGTCAGCGGCGGATCTGCAGAATAACTTTCTGACGCTGCTGGTGACCCAGCTGAAAAATCAGGACCCCACTAACCCGATGGATAACGCTCAGTTGACAACACAGCTGGCGCAAATCAACACCCTGAGCGGCGTTGAGAGGCTGAATACCACACTGGGTTCCATTTCCGGCCAGATCACCAGCGGTCAGTCGTTACAGGCTTCCACGCTCATCGGTCATGGCGTGATGCTGAATGGAACACAGATTTTAGCGGGCGGCGGTACCACCACGCCGTTCGGCGTAGAGCTGGCGCAGGCCAGCACCAGTACCACCGCGACGATGACCGATGCCAGCGGAAAAGTGGTGCAAACCATTGACCTGGGTGCGCAAACTGCCGGTGTGCATACCTTCGAATGGGACGGTAAGGCCAGCGATGGCACCACCGCTGCAGATGGTAAATATACCGTTGCCATCAGCGCCAGCAACGGCAGCGGACAGCTGGTGGCGCAGCCGCTCAACTACGCCCTGGTCAGCGGCGTAAGCAGCAACTCAAGCGGGGCAGTGCTGGATCTGGGCACCATGGGAACCACCACCCTGGAAAAAGTCCGTCAGATTATTTAA
- the flgC gene encoding flagellar basal body rod protein FlgC: MALTRIFDIAGSAMAAQSQRLNVSASNLANADSVTGPDGQPYVAKQVVFQTNAAPGSPTGGVRVAEVINDPTPAKLVYEPGNPMADARGYIKMPNVDVVAETVNTLSASRSYQANVEVLNTVKQMMMKTLTMGQ, from the coding sequence ATGGCACTTACCCGTATTTTCGATATTGCCGGTTCGGCGATGGCTGCGCAATCGCAGCGTCTTAACGTCAGCGCCAGTAATCTGGCCAATGCTGACAGCGTGACCGGGCCGGATGGTCAGCCTTACGTGGCGAAGCAGGTGGTCTTTCAAACCAACGCCGCGCCCGGATCGCCGACCGGAGGTGTAAGAGTGGCCGAGGTCATTAACGATCCGACGCCGGCAAAGCTGGTATACGAGCCGGGTAATCCGATGGCCGATGCCAGGGGCTACATTAAAATGCCGAATGTGGATGTGGTAGCAGAAACGGTGAATACCCTGTCGGCCTCGCGCAGTTATCAGGCCAACGTTGAGGTGTTAAACACCGTAAAACAGATGATGATGAAAACCTTAACGATGGGTCAATAA
- the flgB gene encoding flagellar basal body rod protein FlgB: MLDKLDAALRFNTEALNLRAQRQEILASNIANADTPGYQARDIDFASQLTKAVEHGRAQGSGMSLTVTSARHIPAETQQPPSMDLMYRIPDQPASDGNTVDMDRERTEFADNSLKYQTDLTLISSQIKGMMSALQGQ; this comes from the coding sequence ATGCTCGACAAACTGGACGCAGCACTGAGGTTTAACACCGAAGCCCTGAATCTGCGTGCACAACGGCAGGAAATCCTGGCATCCAACATCGCTAATGCCGACACGCCGGGTTATCAGGCGCGTGATATCGATTTCGCCAGCCAGTTAACTAAAGCGGTTGAACACGGGCGCGCGCAGGGTTCCGGAATGTCGTTGACGGTGACGTCGGCACGCCATATTCCTGCAGAAACGCAACAGCCACCCTCGATGGATCTGATGTATCGCATTCCCGATCAGCCCGCATCAGACGGCAACACGGTAGATATGGATCGGGAACGTACAGAATTCGCCGACAACAGCCTGAAATATCAAACGGATTTGACCCTAATCAGTAGTCAAATCAAGGGCATGATGTCGGCTCTACAGGGGCAATAA
- the flgA gene encoding flagellar basal body P-ring formation chaperone FlgA produces MARFTLLLAALISLLSATASAGDLPAQLSQFFKSRYEQNGTSADKLKVVVKTAKDMWPACDNPQFSLPANSRMWGYISVAANCEHNRRYIQVQLQVTGSYLIATRQLSQGEVISASDVRIEHGRLDTLPARTLLRADDATGAIALRAITAGQPVTMMMMRQPWRVKAGQTVTVYASGEGFTINSEGKAMNNAAAMQSVRVRMNSGQIVTGKIDADGNILISL; encoded by the coding sequence ATGGCAAGATTTACCCTGCTGCTGGCCGCCCTGATTTCCCTGCTTAGCGCTACCGCCAGCGCCGGTGATTTACCCGCGCAGCTCAGTCAGTTTTTCAAAAGCCGCTATGAACAAAACGGCACCAGCGCCGATAAGCTCAAGGTGGTGGTGAAAACGGCAAAAGACATGTGGCCAGCCTGTGACAACCCGCAATTCTCTCTGCCGGCGAATAGCCGCATGTGGGGCTATATCAGCGTGGCGGCTAACTGTGAGCACAACCGGCGCTATATTCAGGTGCAGCTGCAGGTAACCGGAAGCTATCTGATAGCCACCCGCCAGCTGTCACAGGGAGAGGTGATTAGCGCCAGCGATGTGCGCATTGAGCATGGCCGGCTGGACACCCTGCCGGCCCGCACGCTGCTACGTGCCGATGACGCCACGGGGGCTATCGCCCTGCGCGCTATCACGGCGGGCCAGCCGGTGACGATGATGATGATGCGCCAGCCCTGGCGCGTGAAGGCGGGTCAGACGGTGACTGTCTACGCCAGCGGTGAGGGTTTTACCATCAACAGCGAAGGTAAAGCGATGAACAATGCCGCCGCTATGCAGTCGGTGAGAGTAAGAATGAATTCGGGACAAATCGTGACCGGTAAGATCGATGCTGATGGGAATATTCTGATATCGCTATAA